From Maniola hyperantus chromosome 28, iAphHyp1.2, whole genome shotgun sequence, one genomic window encodes:
- the LOC138404421 gene encoding zinc finger protein 182-like isoform X1 — MEEQLLVPKVEVLEELEVTFEPDCEDNKEFIVPKVEFSNTSPHLDTASDQQMCKPIKTETILSKEIVELRKAIKSSEDNEVSAGCLRTHIKREPAEAGPSLSTDDGQTLDARVREGSSRASDADALHRCSVCRKDCRCKSALLVHMKTHTTEKPFACDQCQAKFSRRGYLTDHIRIHTGEKPFACSQCPAKFSQKGTLNVHMRTHTGKKSFACSQCQAKFSQKDTLNVHMRTHTDEKPYACGQCQARFSHKVSLSVHMATHTREISFPCNLCDAKFPIKSRLTDHMREHTGEKLFPCDLCTAKFPQKSSLKVHMRTHTGERPYGCDLCTAKFTQQCHLNAHMSTHTGKKPFSCDICHTEFSRKKILNNHMRTHTAKKP; from the exons ATGGAGGAACAACTCTTAGTCCCTAAGGTGGAAGTGCTTGAAGAGCTAGAGGTCACTTTTGAACCTGACTGTGAAGATAACAAGGAATTTATTGTGCCTAAAGTTGAGTTTTCAAACACTAGTCCACACTTAGACACTGCATCAGACCAACAAATGTGTAAGCCAATCAAAACAGAAACTATTTTGAGTAAAGAAATTGTGGAGTTACGGAAAGCAATCAAGTCATCTGAAGACAACGAGGTGTCTGCAGGATGTCTGAGGACACACATTAAA cgGGAGCCTGCTGAAGCTGGACCAAGTTTGTCCACAGATGATGGTCAAACACTGG ACGCTCGCGTGCGGGAGGGCAGCAGCAGAGCCAGCGACGCGGACGCGCTGCACCGCTGCAGTGTCTGCCGCAAAGATTGTAGATGCAAAAGtgctttacttgtacatatGAAGACTCACACTACCGAGAAACCTTTCGCTTGTGATCAGTGTCAAGCCAAATTTTCTCGAAGAGGTTATTTAACTGACCACATTAGGATTCACACTGGTGAGAAACCTTTCGCATGTAGTCAATGTCCGGCCAAATTTTCTCAAAAAGGTACTCTAAATgttcacatgaggactcacactggcaaGAAGTCTTTCGCGTGTAGTCAATGTCAGGCCAAATTTTCCCAAAAAGATACTCTAAACgttcacatgaggactcacactgacGAGAAACCTTACGCTTGTGGTCAGTGTCAAGCCCGATTTTCTCATAAAGTTAGTCTAAGTGTTCACATGGCGACTCACACTCGCGAGATATCCTTTCCCTGTAACTTATGTGACGCCAAATTTCCAATAAAATCTCGTCTCACTGACCACATGAGGGAACACACTGGCGAGAAATTATTTCCCTGCGACTTATGCACCGCCAAATTTCCACAAAAAAGTAGCTTGAAGGTTCACATGAGGACGCACACTGGCGAGAGACCTTATGGCTGTGACTTATGTACCGCCAAATTTACACAACAATGTCATTTAAACGCTCACATGAGCACTCACACGGGCAAGAAACCCTTTTCCTGTGACATATGTCACACCGAATTTTCTcgaaaaaagattttaaataaccatatgagaactcacactgccAAGAAACCTTAG
- the LOC138404421 gene encoding zinc finger protein 182-like isoform X2: MEEQLLVPKVEVLEELEVTFEPDCEDNKEFIVPKVEFSNTSPHLDTASDQQMCKPIKTETILSKEIVELRKAIKSSEDNEVSAGCLRTHIKREPAEAGPSLSTDDGQTLDARVREGSSRASDADALHRCSVCRKDCRCKSALLVHMKTHTTEKPFACDQCQAKFSRRGYLTDHIRIHTDAASKNSRRKAKTL, from the exons ATGGAGGAACAACTCTTAGTCCCTAAGGTGGAAGTGCTTGAAGAGCTAGAGGTCACTTTTGAACCTGACTGTGAAGATAACAAGGAATTTATTGTGCCTAAAGTTGAGTTTTCAAACACTAGTCCACACTTAGACACTGCATCAGACCAACAAATGTGTAAGCCAATCAAAACAGAAACTATTTTGAGTAAAGAAATTGTGGAGTTACGGAAAGCAATCAAGTCATCTGAAGACAACGAGGTGTCTGCAGGATGTCTGAGGACACACATTAAA cgGGAGCCTGCTGAAGCTGGACCAAGTTTGTCCACAGATGATGGTCAAACACTGG ACGCTCGCGTGCGGGAGGGCAGCAGCAGAGCCAGCGACGCGGACGCGCTGCACCGCTGCAGTGTCTGCCGCAAAGATTGTAGATGCAAAAGtgctttacttgtacatatGAAGACTCACACTACCGAGAAACCTTTCGCTTGTGATCAGTGTCAAGCCAAATTTTCTCGAAGAGGTTATTTAACTGACCACATTAGGATTCACACTG ATGCCGCCTCGAAAAACTCCCGCCGAAAGGCAAAAACTTTATAG
- the LOC117995051 gene encoding zinc finger protein 239-like isoform X3, which yields MSTKSCTKHIKMEEQLLVPKEEVFEELEVTLEPDCNNKELIVPKDEFSNTSPHSDTASDQQMCKPIKTETILSNEIVELQKVIKSSEDTEVSAGCLRTHIKRKPAQAEASLSIESAHTLNDPVRKRRAPRHGRVCCNVCRKAYRSKKALVVHMRTHTGEKPYTCDHCQAKFSRRGCLIEHIRTHTGEKPYACCKCRAKFSQKSSLDVHIRTHTGDKPYACGKCQAKFSQKGNLMTHMRTHTGEKPYACCKCQAKFAQKHSLNVHMRTHTAYLCDLCHTKFLQKGHSKRDMMTDRGEQSHFCDLCHTQYARISHW from the exons ATGTCTACAAAAAGTTGTACAAAGCACATCAAGATGGAGGAACAACTCTTAGTCCCTAAGGAGGAAGTGTTTGAAGAGCTCGAGGTTACTTTGGAGCCTGACTGTAACAACAAGGAATTGATTGTGCCTAAAGATGAGTTCTCCAACACTAGTCCACACTCAGACACTGCATCAGACCAACAAATGTGTAAGCCAATCAAAACGGAAACTATTTTAAGCAATGAAATTGTGGAGTTACAGAAAGTAATCAAGTCATCTGAAGACACAGAGGTGTCTGCAGGATGTCTGAGGACACACATTAAA cgGAAGCCTGCTCAAGCTGAAGCAAGTTTGTCCATAGAGAGTGCTCACACACTGA ATGATCCCGTGCGGAAGAGGCGCGCGCCCCGACACGGCAGAGTTTGCTGCAATGTTTGCCGCAAAGCTTATAGATCGAAAAAGGCTTTAGTTGtacacatgaggactcacactggggAGAAGCCTTATACTTGTGACCATTGTCAAGCCAAATTTTCTCGAAGAGGTTGTTTAATTGAGCACAtaaggactcacactggcgaaaaaccttacGCTTGTTGTAAATGTCGGGccaaattttctcaaaaaagtAGTCTAGATGTTCACAtcaggactcacactggcgataaACCGTACGCTTGTGGTAAATGTCAAGCCAAATTTTCTCAAAAAGGTAATTTGATGacacacatgagaactcacactggcgagAAACCTTACGCTTGTTGTAAATGTCAAGCGAAATTCGCTCAAAAACATAGTTTAAATgttcacatgaggactcacactgctTATTTATGTGACTTATGTCACacgaaatttttacaaaaaggaCATTCTAAACGTGACATGATGACTGACCGTGGCGAGCAATCTCATTTCTGTGACTTATGTCACACCCAATATGCCCGCATCTCACACTGGTGA
- the LOC117995044 gene encoding thioredoxin domain-containing protein 9 has translation MEQVLQQVAQTVEKQLDNELERLDTLDNSDLEVIRQQRIAEMKQRAIQKQEWLAMGHGEYSELSDEKEFFTVCNKSENVVCHFYRDDAPRCRIVDMHLRTLAKKHVETRFVKLNVERAPFLTGRLKVRVIPTIGLVKANKTTDFIVGFTELGNRDDFTTDLLEWRIARSQVIEYSGDLTLPPAEAKKQRALHIQSKKTIRGRKDSDSDLDSD, from the exons CAGGTGTTGCAGCAGGTGGCACAGACCGTCGAGAAGCAGTTGGACAATGAATTGGAAAG GTTAGACACACTGGACAACAGTGACCTGGAAGTGATCAGACAGCAGCGCATCGCCGAAATGAAGCAGCGCGCCATTCAGAAGCAGGAGTGGCTTGCTATG GGCCACGGGGAATACTCAGAGCTGTCAGACGAAAAAGAATTCTTCACTGTATGTAATAAAAGCGAGAATGTAGTGTGCCATTTCTACCGCGACGACGCGCCGCGCTGCCGCATCGTGGACATGCACCTTAGGACTCTGGCCAAGAAACATGTGGAGACCAGATTCGTGAAGCTCAATGTGGAGAGGGCTCCATTCCTCACAG GTCGGCTCAAGGTGCGCGTGATTCCCACAATTGGACTCGTGAAGGCCAACAAGACCACAGACTTCATAGTGGGCTTCACAGAGCTGGGCAACCGAGACGACTTCACCACGGATCTGCTCGAGTGGAGGATCGCCAG GTCCCAAGTGATCGAGTATTCGGGGGACCTGACGCTGCCGCCCGCCGAGGCCAAGAAGCAGCGCGCGCTGCACATACAGAGCAAGAAAACCATCCGCGGCCGCAAGGACTCCGACTCCGACCTAGATAGCGATTAA